The following are encoded in a window of Arthrobacter sp. NicSoilB4 genomic DNA:
- a CDS encoding LysR substrate-binding domain-containing protein, giving the protein MFEPAQLRSFLAVAETLSFTKAAERLGLAQPTVSQHVRKLETAAKRVLVARDTRDVRLTDNGDAMAGFARSILSAHDAASRYFSGSAMRGRLRFGTADDLAITGLPRILREFRQVYPQINLELTVGQSDQLYKRLNAGQLDLVFVKWVAGAKDGTVVQQDSFAWVGLEQTSLDPAEPVPLIAYPSPSLSRKLAIDALEAAGRTWRITCTTRQISGVLAAVRAGIGVAVMPASLVPEDLKIITRRFDLPPVGDVDFTLIRNPLANTEVIEALTQTIAGRTLKRPA; this is encoded by the coding sequence ATGTTCGAACCGGCCCAGCTGCGGTCTTTCCTTGCCGTGGCCGAAACCTTGAGCTTCACCAAGGCGGCCGAACGGCTGGGCCTGGCCCAGCCGACGGTCAGCCAGCACGTGCGCAAGCTCGAGACCGCCGCGAAGCGCGTCCTGGTGGCACGGGACACCAGGGACGTGCGCCTGACCGACAACGGGGACGCCATGGCCGGCTTCGCCCGCAGCATCCTGTCCGCCCACGACGCCGCCTCCCGCTACTTCTCCGGATCGGCCATGCGCGGCCGGCTGCGCTTCGGCACGGCGGACGACCTCGCAATCACCGGCCTGCCGAGAATCCTGCGGGAGTTCCGGCAGGTCTACCCGCAGATCAACCTGGAACTGACCGTGGGCCAAAGCGACCAGCTCTACAAGAGGCTCAACGCCGGCCAGCTGGACCTCGTCTTCGTCAAATGGGTGGCCGGGGCCAAGGATGGCACCGTGGTGCAGCAGGACTCCTTCGCCTGGGTGGGCCTGGAACAGACCTCGCTGGACCCGGCCGAGCCGGTGCCGCTCATTGCCTATCCCTCCCCCAGCCTGAGCCGGAAGCTTGCCATCGATGCCCTCGAAGCCGCCGGACGGACCTGGCGCATCACCTGCACCACCCGGCAGATCAGCGGCGTGCTGGCGGCCGTCCGGGCCGGCATCGGCGTGGCGGTCATGCCGGCTTCGCTGGTGCCGGAGGACCTGAAGATCATCACGCGGCGCTTCGACCTGCCGCCGGTGGGCGACGTCGATTTCACCCTGATCCGCAACCCCCTGGCCAACACCGAGGTGATCGAGGCGCTGACCCAGACGATCGCGGGCCGGACGCTGAAGCGCCCCGCCTGA
- a CDS encoding N(5)-(carboxyethyl)ornithine synthase translates to MSHLTLGVLATTRKPDERRLPIHPLHLDRIAPELRQQLILEEGYGERFGVSDAHLAPLVGRIAPRAELLAEADVVLLPKPQPEDLAELRDGQVLWGWPHCVQDRAITQLAIDKKLTLIAFEAMNHWASDGGFGLHVFHKNNELAGYCSVLHALALTGSTGDYGRRLSAVVIGFGATARGAVTALNAHGIHDVQVLTNRGVAAVGSPIHSVRIAQFDHDHKAPFLSEVITERGRVPLAPFLAESDIVVNCTLQDPNAPLTYLRTEDLDKFRPGSLIVDVSCDEGMGFSWAKTTTFTEPMFKVGDHIDYYAVDHSPSYLWNSASWEISEALLPFLETVITGPAAWTENETIRRAIEIRDGVVLNPDVLQFQQRGPEYPHLPVAD, encoded by the coding sequence ATGAGCCACCTCACCCTCGGAGTCCTGGCCACCACGCGGAAGCCGGACGAACGGCGCCTCCCGATCCACCCCCTCCACTTGGACCGCATCGCCCCGGAACTCCGGCAGCAGCTCATCCTGGAGGAAGGCTACGGCGAGCGTTTCGGCGTCTCGGACGCCCACCTGGCGCCGCTCGTGGGGCGCATCGCCCCCCGTGCGGAACTGCTGGCCGAGGCCGACGTCGTCCTCCTGCCCAAGCCGCAGCCCGAAGACCTCGCCGAACTGCGCGACGGGCAGGTCCTCTGGGGCTGGCCGCACTGCGTCCAGGACCGGGCCATCACCCAGCTGGCGATCGACAAGAAGCTCACGCTCATCGCCTTCGAGGCGATGAACCACTGGGCCAGCGACGGCGGCTTCGGTCTCCACGTGTTCCACAAGAACAACGAGCTGGCCGGCTACTGCTCCGTGCTGCACGCCCTGGCGCTGACCGGTTCCACGGGCGACTATGGCCGCCGCCTGAGCGCCGTCGTCATCGGCTTCGGAGCCACGGCCCGCGGTGCGGTGACGGCCCTCAACGCCCACGGCATCCATGACGTCCAGGTGCTGACCAACCGCGGCGTCGCGGCGGTGGGTTCCCCTATCCATTCCGTCCGCATCGCGCAGTTCGACCACGACCACAAGGCGCCGTTCCTCAGCGAGGTCATCACCGAACGCGGCCGCGTGCCGCTGGCACCGTTCCTCGCCGAGAGCGACATCGTGGTCAACTGCACCCTGCAGGACCCGAACGCGCCGCTGACGTACCTGCGCACCGAGGACCTCGACAAGTTCCGGCCCGGCAGCCTGATCGTGGATGTGTCCTGCGACGAGGGCATGGGCTTCAGCTGGGCGAAAACCACCACGTTCACCGAGCCGATGTTCAAGGTCGGGGACCATATCGATTACTACGCGGTGGACCACAGCCCGTCCTACCTGTGGAACTCTGCCAGCTGGGAAATCAGCGAGGCGCTGCTGCCGTTCCTGGAAACCGTGATCACCGGGCCCGCGGCCTGGACCGAGAACGAGACCATCCGCCGCGCGATCGAAATCCGCGACGGCGTGGTCCTCAACCCGGATGTGCTGCAATTCCAGCAGCGGGGTCCGGAGTACCCGCACCTGCCCGTCGCGGACTAG
- a CDS encoding RidA family protein, which yields MNHKVINPAALAKPSGFAHGVLAGNTVYLGGQTAMDSNGDIVPGGIVEQFRQCFSNVLTTLAEAGGMPSDLVNVTIYLTDVEDYQKNGREIGRIWREMAGTDYPAMAGVGVTRLWQAEALIEIQAVAVVSGQG from the coding sequence ATGAACCACAAGGTCATCAACCCCGCAGCCCTGGCCAAGCCCTCCGGTTTCGCCCACGGCGTCCTGGCCGGAAACACCGTTTACCTGGGCGGCCAGACGGCCATGGACAGCAACGGCGACATCGTTCCCGGCGGCATCGTGGAGCAGTTCCGCCAGTGTTTCTCCAACGTCCTCACCACGCTGGCTGAGGCCGGGGGCATGCCCTCGGACCTGGTCAACGTCACCATTTACCTGACCGACGTCGAGGACTACCAGAAGAACGGCCGCGAAATCGGGCGCATCTGGCGGGAGATGGCGGGCACCGACTATCCCGCGATGGCCGGCGTCGGCGTCACGCGGCTCTGGCAGGCCGAGGCGCTGATCGAGATCCAGGCCGTCGCCGTCGTGTCGGGCCAGGGCTAA
- a CDS encoding phosphotransferase: MSDPPPKQTTDTDDDAGGAEPRAAASSPATPERRPRIGWADLPDSVRSAVEDMVGSPVIAAHTQPGGYSPGSADRVVTAKGTRFFVKAVTGSLNSESPQLHRREARIMNLLPAGLPIPQLVGTHDDGEWVALVFSDVDGRHPQLSGPDLHAVLDAVDAISARPLQPEALEILPSLTDEVRGIFEGWARLRNDPHPGLDPWAAGHHALLESLSAAAADNVGGDRLAHVDLRADNVLIDGGGRAVIVDWPWAAHGASWFDALTLLVDARVNDPACDTEAALREHLVFTSAAPEQVDSVLAALAGYFLDNARRPSPPGLPTLRAFQQAEGAACLGWLRERLERPEPARVF, encoded by the coding sequence ATGAGCGACCCTCCGCCGAAGCAGACCACCGACACGGACGACGACGCCGGCGGGGCCGAACCCCGCGCCGCTGCCTCCAGTCCGGCCACGCCGGAACGCCGTCCGCGCATCGGGTGGGCTGACCTTCCCGATTCCGTCCGCTCCGCCGTCGAGGACATGGTGGGCAGTCCCGTCATCGCCGCCCACACCCAGCCCGGGGGCTACTCCCCCGGCAGTGCGGACCGGGTGGTTACAGCCAAAGGAACCCGCTTTTTCGTGAAGGCGGTTACCGGCTCATTGAACTCCGAGTCGCCGCAGCTGCATCGCAGGGAGGCCCGGATCATGAACCTGCTCCCTGCCGGGCTTCCCATCCCGCAACTTGTCGGCACCCACGACGACGGCGAATGGGTCGCCCTGGTGTTCAGCGACGTTGACGGACGTCACCCGCAACTGTCAGGCCCCGACCTTCACGCTGTCCTTGATGCCGTGGACGCAATCTCCGCACGCCCCCTGCAACCGGAGGCACTTGAGATCCTGCCCTCGCTGACAGACGAGGTACGGGGTATTTTCGAGGGCTGGGCGAGGCTGCGCAACGACCCGCACCCCGGACTGGACCCGTGGGCGGCAGGGCACCACGCCCTGCTGGAGTCGCTGTCCGCCGCCGCGGCAGACAACGTGGGCGGGGATCGGCTCGCGCACGTTGACCTTCGGGCCGACAACGTCCTGATCGACGGCGGCGGGCGGGCCGTCATTGTGGACTGGCCCTGGGCGGCACACGGAGCGTCGTGGTTCGACGCCCTCACCCTCCTCGTCGATGCGCGGGTCAACGACCCGGCGTGCGACACGGAGGCAGCCCTCCGGGAGCACCTCGTGTTCACGTCCGCCGCGCCTGAGCAGGTGGATTCGGTGCTCGCGGCACTGGCCGGCTATTTCCTCGACAACGCCCGCAGGCCGTCCCCGCCGGGACTTCCTACCTTGCGCGCTTTCCAGCAGGCGGAAGGGGCAGCATGCCTCGGATGGCTGCGGGAACGATTGGAGCGGCCAGAACCGGCACGGGTGTTCTGA
- a CDS encoding MFS transporter, producing MAPPPPLEANITALPDTTTAPLAVVNAPLPWRHTFISLKVRNFRIFAIGHFIAVIALWMQRIAQDWLVLQLSGSVTAVGITVALQFLPSLFLGPWAGMMADRFAKRRILMLCQSVAAVLAAILAVLALSQRIEVWHVYVIALALGLVTVLDQPARQVFVNELVGPAYLRNAISVNSTTFQLGGLIGPALAGLLLTAVGAGWAFAANAVACCFTVAMLLTLRKDQLHLSAPVPKRRGMLREGLNYALSKPTIYWPWLMAGFVAVFAMSLPVLLAAFADHVYDVGAGGYGLLNALVALGALAGAITSARRRELRLRSVMLGAGMYGLMLCLASLAPSMVWFGAAMVLAGFWCLMFLTAANQLVQISSNMAIRGRVMSLYIMVLIGGQAIGGPMIGWLAEHVDPHTAILVSGGVPAVAAATVAVVLARRDQLMLKVDLKDRRKLLRIVRTA from the coding sequence GTGGCACCCCCTCCGCCTTTAGAGGCCAACATAACCGCACTGCCCGACACCACCACCGCGCCCCTCGCCGTCGTCAACGCGCCGCTGCCCTGGCGCCACACCTTCATCTCGCTGAAAGTCCGCAATTTCCGCATCTTCGCGATCGGGCACTTTATCGCCGTCATCGCCCTGTGGATGCAACGGATTGCCCAGGACTGGCTGGTGCTCCAGCTCTCCGGCTCCGTCACCGCCGTCGGAATCACGGTGGCGCTGCAGTTCCTGCCCTCGCTGTTCCTGGGCCCGTGGGCCGGCATGATGGCAGACCGCTTCGCGAAGCGCAGGATCCTGATGCTCTGCCAGTCGGTGGCCGCGGTGCTGGCGGCCATCCTCGCGGTGCTGGCGCTGAGCCAGCGGATCGAGGTCTGGCACGTCTACGTGATCGCGCTCGCACTGGGCCTGGTCACCGTGCTGGACCAGCCCGCTCGGCAGGTCTTCGTCAATGAGCTCGTGGGGCCGGCCTACCTCCGGAACGCCATCAGCGTGAATTCCACGACATTCCAGCTTGGCGGCCTGATCGGGCCGGCGCTCGCCGGGCTGCTGCTCACGGCGGTGGGCGCCGGGTGGGCGTTCGCCGCGAACGCCGTCGCCTGCTGCTTCACGGTCGCGATGCTGCTCACCCTGCGGAAGGACCAGCTGCACCTCAGCGCCCCGGTGCCAAAGCGCAGGGGGATGCTCCGCGAAGGGCTGAACTACGCCCTGAGCAAGCCCACCATCTACTGGCCCTGGCTGATGGCCGGCTTTGTCGCAGTCTTCGCGATGAGCCTGCCGGTGCTGCTTGCAGCCTTCGCGGACCACGTGTACGACGTCGGCGCCGGCGGCTACGGACTGCTGAACGCGCTCGTGGCCCTCGGTGCGCTGGCCGGGGCGATCACCTCGGCCCGCCGGCGTGAACTACGGCTGCGCTCGGTGATGCTCGGTGCCGGAATGTACGGGCTGATGCTCTGCCTGGCCTCGCTGGCGCCGTCCATGGTGTGGTTCGGGGCGGCGATGGTGCTGGCCGGGTTCTGGTGCCTGATGTTCCTGACCGCGGCGAACCAGCTGGTCCAGATCAGCTCCAACATGGCCATCCGCGGACGCGTCATGAGCCTTTACATCATGGTGCTGATCGGCGGGCAGGCGATTGGCGGGCCGATGATCGGCTGGCTGGCCGAACACGTGGATCCGCACACGGCCATCCTCGTCTCCGGCGGGGTGCCGGCGGTCGCCGCGGCGACGGTCGCCGTCGTGCTGGCACGCCGGGACCAGCTGATGCTCAAGGTGGACCTGAAAGACCGGCGCAAGCTCCTGAGGATTGTCCGGACAGCGTAG
- a CDS encoding PaaX family transcriptional regulator C-terminal domain-containing protein has product MDPAPALDAQPDPGPDASPAGGSAVPRQTPRHQQLIVTIYGLYGRANGGALPVSVLISMLDDLGVESSGVRSSVSRLKRRGVLESVREGGVAAYRLAPNLEDVFQEGDRRIFSPRRATAADRWLLIAFSVPESQRHLRHQLRSMLTRMGFGSVTPGLWIAPGNTFEDISHQLERAGLTEYVEFFKAEHLTAGDVKDKVSRWWDLPALESLYAEFIERFAPVLERWEPAGAPAPGPDADRAAFADYVQLLTQWRRLPYLDPGLPEEFLPPGWRGLTAERIFAELHRLLNGPARQHAERLLGATGSSGTA; this is encoded by the coding sequence ATGGACCCCGCGCCGGCGCTGGACGCCCAGCCGGACCCCGGACCGGACGCTTCGCCCGCAGGCGGATCCGCCGTTCCCCGGCAAACCCCGCGGCACCAGCAGCTGATCGTCACGATCTACGGCCTGTACGGGCGTGCCAACGGCGGCGCGCTGCCCGTCTCGGTGCTGATTTCCATGCTCGATGATCTCGGCGTCGAGTCTTCCGGCGTGCGCTCGTCCGTGTCCCGGCTCAAGCGCCGCGGCGTGCTGGAAAGCGTCAGGGAGGGCGGGGTGGCCGCCTACCGGCTGGCCCCCAACCTGGAGGATGTCTTCCAGGAAGGCGACCGCCGCATCTTTTCGCCCCGGCGTGCGACGGCGGCCGACCGCTGGCTCCTCATCGCCTTCTCCGTCCCGGAGTCCCAGCGCCACCTCCGCCACCAGCTGCGCAGCATGCTGACCCGGATGGGCTTCGGTTCCGTGACGCCGGGGCTCTGGATTGCCCCGGGCAACACCTTCGAGGACATCAGCCACCAGCTCGAGCGGGCCGGGCTGACCGAATATGTGGAATTCTTCAAGGCCGAGCACCTGACCGCCGGGGACGTCAAGGACAAAGTCTCCCGCTGGTGGGACCTGCCGGCCCTTGAATCGCTCTACGCGGAGTTCATCGAACGATTCGCACCTGTGCTGGAACGCTGGGAACCGGCGGGGGCGCCGGCACCCGGGCCCGACGCCGACCGGGCGGCCTTCGCTGACTACGTCCAGCTGCTCACCCAGTGGCGCCGGCTGCCGTACCTGGATCCGGGCCTCCCGGAGGAGTTCCTGCCGCCGGGCTGGCGCGGGCTGACCGCGGAGCGGATCTTCGCGGAGCTGCACCGCCTCCTGAACGGCCCGGCCCGCCAGCACGCCGAGCGGCTGCTGGGGGCCACGGGCAGTTCCGGGACTGCGTAG
- a CDS encoding fumarylacetoacetate hydrolase family protein: protein MRLATVITAARDASGGPATRAAVQSGDRFVLLAARDLSELLETAGWREQAAAAAAGAAGGVRHESIPVDAARFATVLPRPSKVICCGLNYADHIAEMGRELPEFPTLFAKYADTLIGDGEVIDAAGHGAKVDWEAELAVVVGAPLKNASPEEAAAAIAGYTVANDISLRDWQSRTLQWFQGKAFDRTTPLGPVLVTPDECDPEAGVRVRCLVNGEEVQNGNTKTLVFTAAALLSYISTFTQLRPGDVVLTGTPGGVGMGATPPRYLRDGDVVTTEVEGIGTLTNTVRL from the coding sequence ATGCGCCTTGCGACCGTCATTACGGCAGCCCGCGACGCCAGCGGTGGCCCGGCTACCCGCGCCGCTGTGCAGTCGGGGGACCGTTTTGTGCTTCTTGCCGCACGGGACCTCAGCGAACTGCTGGAGACTGCCGGCTGGCGGGAGCAGGCGGCTGCCGCCGCCGCGGGGGCGGCCGGCGGAGTTCGGCACGAGTCCATCCCCGTCGACGCCGCCCGGTTCGCCACCGTGCTGCCGCGCCCGTCCAAGGTCATCTGCTGCGGACTGAACTACGCCGACCACATAGCTGAAATGGGCCGGGAGCTGCCTGAATTCCCCACCCTGTTCGCCAAGTATGCGGACACCCTGATCGGCGACGGCGAGGTCATCGACGCCGCCGGCCACGGCGCCAAGGTTGACTGGGAAGCGGAACTGGCGGTCGTCGTCGGCGCCCCGCTCAAGAATGCCTCGCCGGAAGAGGCCGCCGCCGCGATCGCCGGCTACACCGTGGCGAACGACATTTCCCTGCGCGACTGGCAGAGTCGCACCCTGCAGTGGTTTCAGGGCAAGGCCTTCGACCGCACCACCCCGCTGGGTCCCGTGCTGGTGACCCCGGACGAATGCGACCCTGAAGCCGGCGTCCGGGTCCGTTGCCTGGTCAACGGCGAAGAGGTCCAGAACGGCAACACCAAAACGCTGGTCTTCACCGCGGCCGCCCTGCTGTCCTACATCTCCACCTTCACGCAGCTGCGCCCCGGCGACGTCGTCCTTACCGGCACCCCCGGGGGTGTCGGCATGGGCGCCACGCCGCCGCGCTACCTGCGCGACGGCGACGTCGTCACCACCGAGGTCGAGGGCATCGGGACGCTCACCAACACCGTCCGGCTCTAA